From Pseudorca crassidens isolate mPseCra1 chromosome 15, mPseCra1.hap1, whole genome shotgun sequence, one genomic window encodes:
- the SNX21 gene encoding sorting nexin-21, with protein MASRLLHRLRHALTGDGPGEAAAGPEAEQFPESSELEDDDAEGLSSRLSGTLSFTSAEDDEDQDDEDDEEADPDPLPDGDRAAGEDAGTSCAHAERSPPPDGQRGSQLLTRQLQDFWKKSRNTLVPQRLLFEVTSANVVKDPPSKYVLYTLAVMGPGPPGRQPAQISRRYSDFERLHRNLQRQFRGPMAAISFPRKRLRRNFTAETIARRSRAFEQFLGHLQAVPELRQAPDLQDFFVLPELRRAQSLTCTGLYREALALWANAWQLQAQLGVPSGPDRPLLTLAGLAVCHQELEDPGEARACCEKALQLLGDKSPHPFLAPFLEAHVRLSWHLGLDKHQSEARLQALQEAGLTPTPPPSLKELLIKEVLD; from the exons ATGGCCTCGCGGCTTCTGCACCGGCTGCGGCACGCCCTGACCGGCGACGGCCCCGGGGAGGCAGCGGCCGGCCCCGAGGCCGAGCAGTTCCCGGAGAGCTCGGAACTGGAGGACGACGACGCCGAGGGCCTGTCGTCCCGCCTCAGCGGCACCCTGAGCTTCACCAGTGCCGAGGACGACGAGGACCAGGACGACGAGGACGACGAGGAGGCTGACCCCGACCCGCTGCCCGATGGTGACCGGGCGGCGGGAGAAGACGCAG GCACATCCTGTGCTCATGCAGAACGGAGTCCCCCACCTGATGGGCAGCGGGGTAGTCAGCTTCTGACACGGCAGTTGCAAGATTTCTGGAAGAAGTCCCGGAACACCCTGGTACCCCAGCGGCTGCTCTTTGAGGTGACCAGCGCCAACGTGGTCAAGGACCCGCCCTCCAAGTACGTG CTCTACACCCTCGCCGTGATGGGCCCGGGGCCACCGGGTCGCCAGCCAGCCCAGATCTCCCGCCGATACTCGGACTTTGAGCGGTTGCACCGAAACCTGCAGCGGCAGTTCCGGGGCCCCATGGCTGCCATCTCCTTCCCCCGCAAGCGCCTGCGCCGGAACTTTACCGCAGAGACCATCGCCCGCCGCAGCCGGGCCTTCGAGCAGTTTTTGGGCCACCTCCAGGCAGTCCCTGAGCTGCGCCAGGCCCCGGACCTGCAAGACTTCTTTGTGCTGCCGGAGCTGCGGCGGGCGCAGAGCCTCACCTGCACTGGCCTCTACCGCGAGGCCCTGGCGCTCTGGGCCAACGCCTGGCAGCTGCAGGCCCAGCTGGGTGTCCCCTCAGGCCCAGACCGCCCTCTGCTGACCCTGGCGGGGCTGGCTGTGTGCCACCAGGAGCTGGAGGACCCTGGGGAGGCCCGGGCATGCTGTGAGAAGGCCCTACAGCTGCTGGGGGACAAGAGCCCTCACCCTTTTCTGGCACCCTTTCTGGAGGCCCACGTGCGGCTCTCCTGGCACCTGGGCCTGGACAAACACCAATCAGAGGCCCGGCTCCAGGCCCTGCAAGAGGCAGGCCTGACGCCCACGCCACCCCCCAGTCTCAAAGAACTACTCATCAAGGAGGTGCTGGACTAA
- the UBE2C gene encoding ubiquitin-conjugating enzyme E2 C isoform X1: MASQNRDPAAASVAAARKGAEPSGGAARGPVGKRLQQELMTLMMSGDKGISAFPESDNLFKWVGTIHGAAGTVYEDLRYKLSLEFPSGYPYNAPTVKFLTPCYHPNVDTQGNICLDILKDKWSALYDVRTILLSIQSLLGEPNIDSPLNTHAAELWKNPTAFKKYLQETYSKHVSSQDP, translated from the exons ATGGCTTCCCAGAATCGCGACCCAGCTGCCGCCAGCGTTGCTGCCGCCCGTAAAGGAGCCGAGCCCAGCGGGGGCGCCGCCCGGGGCCCCGTGGGCAAGAG GCTACAGCAGGAGCTGATGACGCTCATG ATGTCCGGTGATAAAGGAATTTCTGCCTTCCCTGAATCAGACAACCTTTTCAAATGGGTGGGGACCATCCATGGAGCAGCTGGCACA gtatatgAAGACCTGAGGTATAAACTGTCCCTGGAGTTCCCCAGCGGCTACCCTTACAATGCACCCACGGTGAAGTTCCTCACGCCCTGCTACCACCCCAACGTGGACACCCAGGGTAACATCTGCCTGGACATCCTGAAAGACAAGTGGTCCGCCCTGTACGACGTCAGGACCATCCTGCTCTCCATCCAGAGCCTGCTCGGAG AACCCAACATCGATAGCCCTTTGAACACACATGCCGCCGAGCTCTGGAAAAACCCCACAG CCTTTAAGAAGTACCTGCAAGAAACGTACTCAAAGCACGTCTCCAGCCAAGATCCCTGA
- the UBE2C gene encoding ubiquitin-conjugating enzyme E2 C isoform X2, which yields MASQNRDPAAASVAAARKGAEPSGGAARGPVGKRLQQELMTLMMSGDKGISAFPESDNLFKWVGTIHGAAGTVSIGKYQTSLMLSLLSSPRQTQGSWQVPYVGLGWELRLKVDGLLPESLSPEPNIDSPLNTHAAELWKNPTAFKKYLQETYSKHVSSQDP from the exons ATGGCTTCCCAGAATCGCGACCCAGCTGCCGCCAGCGTTGCTGCCGCCCGTAAAGGAGCCGAGCCCAGCGGGGGCGCCGCCCGGGGCCCCGTGGGCAAGAG GCTACAGCAGGAGCTGATGACGCTCATG ATGTCCGGTGATAAAGGAATTTCTGCCTTCCCTGAATCAGACAACCTTTTCAAATGGGTGGGGACCATCCATGGAGCAGCTGGCACAGTAAGTATAGG AAAGTACCAGACCAGTTTAATGCTTTCTCTTCTGTCAAGTCCCAGACAAACTCAGGGGTCCTGGCAAGTCCCTTATGTGGGCTTGgggtgggaactgaggctcaaggtaGATGGGTTACTCCCCGAATctctttctccag AACCCAACATCGATAGCCCTTTGAACACACATGCCGCCGAGCTCTGGAAAAACCCCACAG CCTTTAAGAAGTACCTGCAAGAAACGTACTCAAAGCACGTCTCCAGCCAAGATCCCTGA
- the TNNC2 gene encoding troponin C, skeletal muscle, whose translation MTDQQAEARSYLSEEMIAEFKAAFDMFDADGGGDISVKELGTVMRMLGQTPTKEELDAIIEEVDEDGSGTIDFEEFLVMMVRQMKEDAKGKSEEELAECFRIFDRNADGYIDAEELAEIFRASGEHVTDEELESLMKDGDKNNDGRIDFDEFLKMMEGVQ comes from the exons ATG ACGGACCAGCAGGCTGAGGCCCGGTCCTACCTCAGCGAGGAGATGATCGCTG AGTTCAAGGCCGCCTTCGACATGTTTGACGCTGATGGTGGCGGGGACATCAGCGTCAAGGAGTTGGGCACGGTGATGAGGATGCTGGGCCAGACACCCACCAAAGAGGAGCTGGACGCCATCATCGAGGAGGTGGATGAGGATG GCAGCGGCACCATCGACTTCGAGGAGTTCTTGGTTATGATGGTGCGCCAGATGAAAGAGGACGCCAAGGGGAAGAGTGAGGAGGAGCTGGCTGAGTGTTTCCGCATCTTTGACAG GAATGCAGACGGCTACATCGATGCTGAGGAACTGGCTGAGATTTTCCGGGCCTCCGGGGAGCACGTGACAGACGAGGAGCTCGAATCCCTGATGAAGGACGGGGACAAGAACAACGACGGCCGCATTGACTTCGACG AGTTCCTGAAGATGATGGAGGGCGTGCAGTAA